In a single window of the Streptomyces sp. NBC_00285 genome:
- a CDS encoding MerR family transcriptional regulator, with the protein MRIGEIAALVGLTTRAIRHYHHVGLLPEPERRPNGYRAYSVRDAVMLARVRRLTELGLSLDEVRDALADDAGRELAEVLEELDADLARQEADIRERRRRLSALLAEPPGATGPVSPALAALLAQAPRTDSPSAAKDREYLTLMDATSSSSQEIFALLGTLVADPAVVELYERLDALAEAPADDPRIAPLAADLMAAVPEELFAAIPEDGAVVTGFKEALLAEYTPAQAEVVGRLMDAFMERGRG; encoded by the coding sequence ATGCGAATCGGAGAGATCGCCGCGCTCGTAGGGCTCACCACCCGGGCGATCCGGCACTACCACCATGTCGGGCTGCTTCCGGAACCGGAGCGGCGCCCCAACGGCTACCGGGCCTACAGCGTCCGTGATGCCGTCATGCTCGCCCGGGTGCGCAGGCTCACCGAACTCGGCCTCAGCCTCGATGAAGTGCGCGACGCCCTCGCCGATGATGCCGGGCGCGAACTGGCCGAGGTGTTGGAGGAACTCGACGCCGACCTGGCCCGCCAGGAAGCCGACATCCGGGAGCGCCGCCGCCGGCTCAGCGCCCTGCTCGCTGAGCCGCCCGGCGCGACCGGGCCCGTCTCACCCGCCCTCGCCGCACTGCTGGCGCAGGCCCCCAGGACAGACTCTCCGAGCGCGGCCAAGGACCGCGAGTACCTCACGCTGATGGACGCCACCAGCTCCAGTAGCCAAGAGATTTTCGCGCTGCTCGGAACACTGGTCGCCGATCCCGCGGTCGTCGAACTGTATGAGCGCCTCGACGCGCTCGCCGAAGCCCCCGCCGACGATCCGCGGATCGCACCTCTGGCAGCTGACCTGATGGCAGCCGTCCCCGAGGAACTGTTCGCCGCAATCCCCGAGGACGGGGCGGTCGTGACCGGGTTCAAGGAGGCGCTGCTCGCCGAGTACACCCCCGCACAAGCGGAAGTCGTGGGCCGGCTCATGGACGCGTTCATGGAGAGGGGCCGGGGATGA
- a CDS encoding XRE family transcriptional regulator yields MTDHLKDPQAVSWGDLAEDFAFTDAEKDQVQKGAQAMVLASRVHRLAELRKRQHATQVQVAEAMGVTQARVSRIEKGQLERSEVDTLAAYVKALGGKLKIVADFGDETYVLG; encoded by the coding sequence ATGACTGATCACCTCAAGGACCCGCAGGCCGTCTCCTGGGGAGACCTGGCCGAGGACTTCGCCTTCACCGATGCCGAAAAGGATCAGGTTCAGAAGGGAGCTCAGGCGATGGTCCTGGCCTCTCGTGTGCACCGCCTCGCCGAGTTGCGGAAGCGGCAGCACGCCACACAGGTCCAGGTTGCCGAAGCCATGGGTGTCACCCAGGCTCGCGTCTCACGCATCGAGAAGGGGCAACTGGAGCGCAGCGAGGTCGACACCCTCGCTGCCTACGTCAAGGCGCTCGGCGGCAAGCTGAAGATCGTCGCTGATTTCGGTGACGAGACCTACGTCCTCGGCTGA
- a CDS encoding TetR/AcrR family transcriptional regulator — protein MSTERVDGRTLRFQHRRPELLAAVTEYVLAHGVTDLSLRPLAQALGVTHATLLRHFSSKEELITSVVDKIRTDLADRLTGDEELRAANSAAELVKALWPRLCEPREQRQFLLLFEMVGYNGWKPEGDRGSARSLVGDWLDILIGRLMQDGWPSEDASALATLLLAQVRGLQLDLLVSGDRTRVDRALEFSLRLMERPAARDTPGSHG, from the coding sequence ATGAGTACAGAACGGGTCGACGGGAGAACACTCCGCTTCCAGCACCGGAGACCGGAGCTACTGGCGGCGGTTACTGAGTACGTCCTGGCCCACGGCGTCACCGACCTGTCCCTGCGGCCGCTGGCCCAGGCACTCGGAGTCACCCACGCGACGCTGCTGCGGCACTTCTCCTCGAAGGAGGAGCTGATCACGAGCGTCGTGGACAAGATCCGCACCGACCTCGCCGACCGGCTGACCGGTGACGAGGAGCTGCGCGCGGCCAATTCGGCAGCCGAGCTGGTGAAGGCTCTGTGGCCGCGGCTGTGCGAGCCCCGGGAGCAGCGTCAATTCCTGCTCCTGTTCGAGATGGTCGGGTACAACGGCTGGAAGCCGGAAGGCGACCGTGGCTCGGCGCGATCGCTTGTCGGCGACTGGCTGGACATCCTCATCGGAAGGCTCATGCAGGACGGCTGGCCGTCCGAGGATGCCTCAGCACTCGCCACGCTCCTGCTCGCCCAGGTCAGGGGACTCCAGCTCGACCTCCTCGTGTCCGGGGACCGGACGCGGGTCGATCGTGCGCTCGAATTCTCGCTCCGGCTCATGGAGCGTCCGGCAGCGCGTGATACGCCGGGCTCTCACGGCTGA
- a CDS encoding APC family permease: MTIQTEQPTLRPGPRFPGLDRRTLGPIQVFAQSVSAAAPTAGMAATPAIAASTAGSGTVWSFVIATVVALLIAGCIGQFTRRMAAAGSLYSLAAKGLGPAGAFACACALLVGYALLVSAALAGAAIHLHALLGRTGASAGVSVAATTVLLGLVVAACAVRGIRLSAGVVLLVEGLSITLMLTVFGLLLGGDVSRLPTPSAHAAEPAGGFGGVAAAVVPALAAFIGFESAAALGVEARRPFRSVPRAVMWTAGVAGVMYVCAAAVQVSLTEDARVLPLGVLASAQRLPWVSPLLDAGIASSFLACALATANALVRVLFSLGTEGLAPRGLRRTHRVHRTPHLAIAVALPVTTVLPAAMIGGGVPAERVLDLLLQASTVGYLLAYLLVCLAVPLFLRNIGESTPGPVAVALAVVPVLLIALGAFAVSVPGGAFALTFAVLGAAALAWYGWLRRRLPDRLAGIGVYDETSIADVLDDHPRTPVPGRFR; the protein is encoded by the coding sequence ATGACGATCCAGACGGAGCAGCCCACGTTGCGTCCAGGCCCGCGCTTTCCGGGCCTGGACCGGCGCACCCTCGGGCCGATCCAGGTATTCGCCCAGTCGGTGTCCGCTGCCGCTCCAACGGCGGGGATGGCCGCCACGCCTGCGATCGCCGCATCCACCGCCGGAAGCGGCACGGTCTGGTCGTTCGTCATCGCCACCGTCGTCGCGCTTCTCATCGCCGGATGCATCGGGCAGTTCACCCGGCGCATGGCCGCCGCCGGGTCGCTGTACAGCCTGGCCGCCAAGGGCTTGGGACCCGCCGGGGCCTTCGCCTGCGCCTGCGCGCTGCTGGTCGGTTACGCACTGCTGGTCTCGGCGGCGCTCGCGGGGGCGGCGATCCACCTGCATGCGCTGCTGGGCCGTACCGGAGCGTCGGCCGGGGTCTCGGTGGCCGCCACGACAGTGCTGCTGGGCCTTGTCGTCGCGGCCTGCGCGGTCCGCGGCATCCGGCTCTCCGCCGGGGTGGTGCTGCTCGTCGAAGGGCTGTCGATCACTTTGATGCTGACGGTGTTCGGCCTCCTGCTCGGCGGCGACGTCTCTCGGCTGCCGACCCCCTCCGCGCACGCCGCGGAACCGGCCGGCGGCTTCGGCGGAGTGGCCGCCGCGGTAGTTCCCGCCCTCGCTGCCTTCATCGGCTTCGAGTCCGCGGCGGCCCTCGGAGTCGAGGCTCGCCGCCCGTTCCGCTCCGTCCCCCGCGCGGTGATGTGGACCGCAGGTGTCGCGGGCGTCATGTACGTGTGTGCGGCGGCCGTCCAGGTAAGCCTGACCGAGGACGCCCGCGTGCTGCCCCTCGGCGTCCTGGCTTCGGCACAGCGACTGCCCTGGGTATCGCCCCTGTTGGACGCGGGCATCGCCAGCTCCTTCCTGGCCTGCGCGCTCGCGACCGCCAACGCCCTGGTCCGGGTGCTGTTCTCGCTCGGTACCGAGGGCCTCGCGCCCCGTGGACTGCGCCGCACCCATCGCGTTCACCGCACTCCGCACCTCGCCATCGCGGTGGCGCTCCCGGTGACGACCGTGTTGCCGGCGGCCATGATCGGTGGCGGTGTCCCGGCCGAACGGGTCCTGGATCTGTTGCTCCAGGCTTCCACCGTCGGCTACCTTCTCGCCTACCTGCTGGTCTGCCTGGCCGTACCGCTCTTCCTGCGCAACATTGGCGAGTCGACCCCCGGGCCGGTGGCCGTCGCCCTGGCGGTCGTGCCGGTGCTGCTCATCGCGCTGGGGGCGTTCGCCGTCTCGGTGCCGGGCGGCGCGTTCGCCCTGACGTTCGCGGTGCTCGGCGCGGCGGCGCTGGCCTGGTACGGGTGGCTGCGCCGCCGCCTGCCCGACCGGCTCGCGGGCATCGGCGTATACGACGAGACGTCCATAGCCGACGTGCTCGACGACCACCCACGAACTCCCGTCCCCGGCCGGTTCAGATGA
- a CDS encoding serine hydrolase domain-containing protein, producing the protein MTDQKRQTLADLNLFTGAPQHENFSRVKDLLDTREMASSSKPHALPQGDPIGLPETYEFDGTVRSAEEFMADTDTAALLVLIDGVTRYERYALTGGPDVQWLSMSVAKSFLSALVGIAVAERHIGSIDEPISSYVPVQPGSAYDGVSIKNVLRMSSGARWNEDYNDPTSDVYLLTMAALGIGGTLDDFVATMVRESEPGTLCRYNSGETQVLGALVARATGRSVADYMREKLGEPLGMAEPGYWIVDPAGTELSFAGLNLTARDYARLGELYRNGGVWQGRQIVPADWVRDSVTVAAPHLEPGRPLVGGHHFDLGYGYQWWIPAGNRGEFSAIGVYNQFVYVDPASNTTIVKLSANRRYGTSSEESTNREMETVAFLRAIAQHDH; encoded by the coding sequence ATGACCGATCAGAAGCGCCAGACCCTGGCCGATCTCAACCTCTTCACCGGGGCGCCGCAGCACGAGAACTTCTCCCGGGTGAAGGACCTGCTCGACACCCGCGAGATGGCTTCTTCGTCCAAGCCCCACGCTTTGCCGCAGGGTGATCCGATCGGCCTGCCGGAGACCTACGAGTTCGACGGCACCGTGCGATCGGCCGAGGAGTTCATGGCCGACACCGACACGGCGGCATTGCTCGTCCTCATCGATGGCGTCACCCGGTACGAGCGCTACGCCCTGACCGGCGGACCGGACGTCCAGTGGCTGTCGATGTCGGTGGCCAAGAGCTTCCTCTCGGCGCTCGTCGGGATCGCGGTCGCTGAAAGACACATCGGGAGCATCGACGAGCCGATCAGCTCCTACGTGCCGGTGCAACCCGGTTCCGCGTACGACGGCGTATCCATCAAGAACGTGCTGCGGATGTCCTCGGGCGCCCGCTGGAACGAGGACTACAACGACCCGACCTCGGACGTCTACCTGCTCACCATGGCCGCGCTGGGCATCGGCGGAACGCTCGACGACTTCGTCGCCACCATGGTCCGCGAGAGCGAGCCAGGCACCCTGTGTCGCTACAACTCGGGCGAGACACAGGTGCTGGGAGCGCTCGTGGCACGGGCCACCGGACGTTCGGTCGCGGACTACATGCGGGAGAAGCTGGGCGAGCCCCTCGGTATGGCCGAGCCCGGCTACTGGATCGTGGACCCCGCCGGCACGGAGCTGTCCTTCGCCGGCCTCAACCTGACCGCCCGCGACTACGCGAGGCTCGGCGAGCTCTACCGCAATGGTGGCGTGTGGCAGGGCCGGCAGATCGTCCCGGCGGACTGGGTGCGCGACTCCGTGACCGTCGCCGCCCCTCATCTGGAGCCCGGCCGGCCCCTGGTCGGCGGGCACCACTTCGACCTGGGCTATGGCTACCAGTGGTGGATCCCAGCCGGGAACCGCGGCGAGTTCAGCGCTATCGGCGTCTACAACCAGTTCGTCTACGTCGACCCGGCCAGCAACACGACCATCGTGAAGCTGTCCGCCAACCGCAGATACGGGACGTCCAGCGAGGAGTCCACCAACCGCGAGATGGAAACCGTCGCCTTCCTGCGAGCAATCGCCCAGCACGACCACTGA
- a CDS encoding APC family permease — translation MSADRAAPTLTGSLGTGSIVFMVVAAAAPLTVVSGTVPLGIALGDRAAFPATFVICCVILLLFAVGYGAMTRHVPQAGAFYTYVQHGLGRPTGQGAAYLALVTYTAVQLAVYGYLGAVAADLVQHYGGPSLPWWLWAVVALAGVGFLGYRHIDVSGKVLGVLLLGEVGVVLALDAVVVVRGGGSSGLSTAFLQPEQVGSGSLGLGLVFAIASYLGFEATAVFRDEARDPHRTIPRATYLSLLLIGGFYTLSSWALVSAWGDDQAVRAATTDPGGMLLTTMQHHLGSAVADIAQVLLLTSLFAAALSFHNVLARYGHSLGTSGLLPRLSGSRHPRHGSPHMASLLQSACAAVLVAVCAVTGMDPVTQVFAWLAGTATLGILLLMSLTCLAVIVYFRRTRRDPRTWHTVVAPGLGLLGLAGCLVLAVANFPLLIGGSTTLATALGAVPLGAFAVGVLLALWRRPRNLETAVAQPVPETA, via the coding sequence ATGTCCGCCGATCGTGCGGCACCCACGCTGACCGGTTCCCTCGGCACCGGTTCGATCGTCTTCATGGTGGTGGCCGCGGCCGCCCCACTCACCGTCGTCAGCGGCACGGTCCCGCTGGGCATCGCGCTGGGCGACCGGGCCGCCTTCCCCGCCACGTTTGTGATCTGCTGCGTGATCCTGCTGCTGTTCGCCGTCGGCTACGGCGCGATGACCCGCCACGTGCCGCAGGCCGGCGCTTTTTACACCTACGTGCAGCACGGCCTGGGCCGGCCGACCGGTCAGGGCGCCGCCTACCTGGCCCTGGTCACCTACACCGCCGTACAACTGGCGGTGTACGGCTACCTGGGGGCGGTGGCCGCCGACCTGGTGCAGCACTACGGCGGACCGTCGCTTCCATGGTGGCTGTGGGCGGTGGTCGCCCTGGCCGGTGTCGGATTCCTCGGCTACCGGCACATCGACGTGAGCGGCAAAGTGCTCGGCGTCCTGCTGCTGGGCGAGGTGGGAGTCGTTCTCGCCCTGGACGCCGTGGTCGTCGTACGCGGGGGTGGCTCGTCGGGGCTTTCCACCGCGTTCCTGCAGCCCGAACAGGTCGGCTCCGGCTCGCTCGGCCTGGGCCTCGTCTTCGCCATCGCCAGCTACCTCGGATTCGAGGCCACCGCCGTCTTCCGCGACGAGGCCCGCGATCCGCACCGTACGATCCCGCGCGCCACGTACCTGTCCCTTCTGCTGATCGGTGGCTTCTACACACTGTCGAGCTGGGCGCTGGTGTCGGCCTGGGGCGACGACCAAGCCGTTCGGGCGGCAACAACCGACCCGGGCGGCATGCTGCTGACCACGATGCAGCACCATCTCGGCTCCGCGGTGGCGGACATCGCCCAAGTACTGCTGCTGACCAGCCTGTTCGCCGCTGCCCTGTCCTTCCACAACGTACTGGCCCGCTACGGCCACTCCCTGGGAACCTCGGGCCTGCTCCCTCGGCTGAGCGGCAGCCGCCACCCACGGCACGGCTCGCCACACATGGCCTCGCTGCTGCAGTCGGCCTGCGCAGCGGTATTGGTGGCTGTCTGCGCGGTGACGGGGATGGACCCGGTCACCCAGGTCTTCGCCTGGCTCGCCGGCACCGCGACCCTGGGCATCCTGCTGCTCATGAGCCTGACCTGCCTGGCCGTCATCGTCTACTTCCGCCGCACCCGCCGGGACCCGCGCACCTGGCACACCGTGGTCGCCCCGGGCCTCGGTCTGCTGGGCCTGGCCGGCTGCCTGGTGCTCGCGGTCGCGAACTTCCCTCTGCTCATAGGTGGTTCGACCACGCTGGCGACTGCCCTGGGTGCCGTACCACTGGGGGCCTTCGCGGTTGGCGTACTCCTGGCACTGTGGCGGCGGCCACGGAACCTGGAGACCGCCGTCGCACAGCCTGTCCCCGAGACCGCCTGA
- a CDS encoding type II toxin-antitoxin system RelE/ParE family toxin, with the protein MCRAWEIVVVEPALSWLHSLRRTDRDTLIQVSQAVTALQEEGPALGRPLVDTIKGSALSNLKEPRPGSAGATEVRLLFVFDPDRQAVIPVGGDKAGNWTGWYRVAVPQAEQAYAEHLKRIDGEDGAR; encoded by the coding sequence ATGTGTAGGGCTTGGGAGATCGTTGTGGTCGAGCCAGCTCTTTCGTGGCTTCACAGCCTGCGCCGTACTGACCGCGACACCCTGATTCAGGTCAGCCAGGCTGTCACTGCCCTTCAGGAGGAAGGTCCCGCGCTAGGCCGCCCTCTGGTGGACACGATCAAGGGCTCGGCGCTGTCCAATCTCAAGGAGCCCCGCCCCGGCTCGGCAGGAGCCACGGAAGTGCGGTTGCTGTTCGTGTTCGACCCGGACCGCCAGGCCGTGATCCCGGTCGGCGGTGACAAGGCGGGCAACTGGACCGGCTGGTACCGCGTCGCGGTGCCCCAGGCGGAGCAGGCGTATGCGGAACATCTGAAGCGAATCGATGGAGAGGACGGGGCACGATGA
- a CDS encoding IclR family transcriptional regulator, with protein sequence MSTQGNALHVLEQVVAAGPGVTAKEISTALRLPPATTYRLLNLLVAEEYLVRLPDLRGFALGRRAARLSLSQVPEPCAAARAVVTALRHRVRWGVHLAAYTGGRLTLTDPDPDHPPTDGTLLARHPHASSLGKLLLADQSTRRAGAHDLRHLTEHTITDTARLSHELAAVSDTGVASQLGELRLDRGCLAVAIRNPATSVLVAGLALCAPPDRIQKLGTELLPVLRDHADQLTPLLS encoded by the coding sequence ATGAGCACCCAGGGCAACGCGCTGCACGTACTGGAACAGGTCGTGGCCGCCGGCCCCGGGGTGACCGCGAAGGAGATCTCCACCGCTCTGCGGCTGCCGCCCGCAACCACCTACCGCCTGCTCAACCTACTCGTGGCCGAGGAGTACCTGGTCCGCCTCCCCGACCTGCGGGGCTTCGCCCTCGGCCGCCGCGCCGCCCGGCTCTCCCTCTCCCAAGTGCCCGAACCCTGCGCCGCCGCCCGCGCCGTGGTCACCGCACTCAGGCACCGGGTGCGCTGGGGAGTTCACCTGGCCGCCTACACAGGCGGACGCCTCACCCTGACCGATCCCGATCCCGACCACCCGCCCACTGATGGCACCCTCCTCGCCCGCCACCCGCACGCCTCCTCCCTCGGCAAACTCCTCCTCGCCGACCAGTCCACCCGCCGCGCCGGAGCGCACGACCTGCGGCACCTCACCGAGCACACCATCACCGACACCGCTCGCCTCTCACACGAACTCGCCGCCGTATCCGACACCGGAGTCGCCAGCCAACTCGGCGAACTCCGCCTCGATCGCGGCTGCCTCGCCGTCGCCATCCGTAACCCCGCAACCAGCGTGCTCGTCGCGGGCCTCGCACTGTGCGCTCCACCCGACCGCATCCAGAAACTGGGCACCGAACTACTCCCGGTCCTCCGCGACCACGCAGACCAACTCACCCCGCTGCTCTCCTGA